A single region of the Triticum dicoccoides isolate Atlit2015 ecotype Zavitan chromosome 2B, WEW_v2.0, whole genome shotgun sequence genome encodes:
- the LOC119363325 gene encoding uncharacterized protein LOC119363325, giving the protein MAKGRNKNKAKNGAGTAAMDTSEGAPAASTAAEAPQPMDTSEGKQASSSSAALSSINRKIKKGVQTKRTKNMRKMKAVARAISKTEKSEEKVLKAKSKKSRIQSAKSLYD; this is encoded by the exons ATGGCCAAGGGCCGCAACAAGAACAAGGCCAAGAATGGCGCCGGCACCGCCGCCATGGACACCTCCGAGGGCGCGCCCGCTGCATCCACCGCAGCGGAAGCCCCACAAC CGATGGATACGTCCGAGGGGAAGCAGGCGTCCTCTTCATCGGCTGCCCTCAGTTCGATCAACAG GAAAATAAAAAAGGGCGTGCAAACTAAAAGGACCAAAAATATGAGGAAAATGAAAGCAGTTGCGAGGGCCATCTCAAAAACTGAGAAATCCGAGGAGAAGGTCCTGAAAGCAAAAAGCAAGAAGTCAAGGATTCAGTCTGCCAAGTCTTTGTATGATTAA